From Calothrix sp. PCC 6303, a single genomic window includes:
- a CDS encoding cytochrome P450 yields MALKQQVIKGHQRQIWLAKILAKVGNNSPIGKLLRLGFYYADGIVILRHWRDFLYIRKDNIGDTYLAVDQAIMHSSHTQVKELIHTEPQLRGNDLGIIRILAPSYLLNNPLSLGMNGNQHQGARALFSQALPNPSEQADILGELVHQYLADAAKQKQLHIGNDLPAIMLQILHRVVFGISLSDEEINGSRNFIKGLPLASLPNFISEKVIASKTAPSIKHRKNLIKRYQQSPKWADYLETGSRYQLNPHQIANTLFDMIHIAGTAGTSALLGSVIGVLCQDNALRNDVVAEINTVWDGSEALKEDNIEQLILIRNTILETARLYPPVRFVSQLARESGEIEITASKCPFQKGTRLLGSIFTANRDPRRYDNPDNFDTNRDFSDLLSWNGKGHERTCPGKDLSIALIQIFCLYLFKKYQWNSTTAVKWDFEKVTSVTPNDLVLQGFSSKL; encoded by the coding sequence ATGGCACTCAAACAACAAGTTATCAAGGGACATCAACGCCAAATATGGCTAGCGAAGATCCTCGCAAAAGTAGGAAATAATAGTCCAATTGGCAAGTTATTACGCTTGGGATTTTATTATGCAGATGGAATTGTAATCCTCAGACATTGGCGAGATTTTCTCTATATTCGTAAGGATAACATTGGGGATACATACCTTGCAGTAGACCAAGCAATTATGCATTCTTCCCATACCCAAGTCAAGGAATTAATACATACAGAACCCCAATTAAGGGGCAACGATTTAGGTATTATTAGAATTTTAGCTCCTAGCTACCTACTAAATAATCCCCTAAGTTTAGGAATGAATGGAAACCAACATCAAGGTGCTAGAGCTTTATTTTCTCAAGCTTTACCTAATCCATCCGAACAAGCCGATATTTTAGGGGAATTAGTGCATCAATATCTAGCGGATGCTGCCAAACAAAAACAACTACATATTGGAAACGATTTACCAGCAATAATGTTGCAAATTTTGCATAGAGTTGTATTTGGTATTTCCTTATCAGATGAAGAAATTAATGGTTCTCGAAACTTTATTAAAGGTTTACCACTTGCATCCCTACCCAATTTTATCAGTGAAAAAGTAATTGCAAGTAAAACTGCACCAAGCATAAAACACCGAAAAAATTTAATCAAACGCTATCAACAATCACCAAAATGGGCAGATTATTTAGAAACAGGTTCCCGATATCAATTAAACCCGCACCAGATTGCTAACACTCTATTTGATATGATTCATATTGCTGGAACTGCTGGAACAAGTGCGCTGTTAGGTTCGGTAATTGGTGTTTTGTGTCAAGATAATGCCTTGAGAAATGATGTCGTTGCAGAAATTAATACTGTTTGGGATGGAAGCGAAGCATTAAAGGAAGATAATATTGAACAATTAATACTAATTCGTAATACTATCTTAGAAACGGCTCGTCTTTACCCACCAGTCAGATTTGTTAGTCAATTAGCCAGAGAATCAGGTGAAATAGAAATTACTGCTAGCAAATGTCCCTTTCAAAAAGGAACCCGGTTACTTGGTTCCATTTTCACAGCTAATAGAGATCCTCGTAGATATGACAACCCAGACAATTTTGACACAAATCGAGATTTTTCTGATCTTTTATCTTGGAATGGAAAAGGACATGAACGTACTTGTCCAGGAAAAGATTTATCAATTGCTTTAATTCAAATATTCTGTTTATATTTATTCAAAAAGTATCAATGGAATTCAACTACCGCAGTGAAATGGGATTTTGAGAAAGTGACTTCTGTGACTCCAAATGATTTAGTTCTTCAAGGGTTTTCCAGTAAGCTGTAA
- the leuD gene encoding 3-isopropylmalate dehydratase small subunit, protein MTKIQLISGNSIPLIGNDIDTDRIIPARYLRSITFDGLGQHAFADDRIGGQHPFDQPQYQEAKILIVNRNFGCGSSREHAPQAIAKWGIKALIGESFAEIFFGNCVAIGIPCLTATTADVKHLQEIVTNNPQTSTTINLESMEVQCGDFTAPVSIGEGARNMFISGTWDACGQLVAQKEQIQATASHLPYMSWA, encoded by the coding sequence ATGACCAAAATCCAATTAATATCCGGTAACAGCATCCCCCTCATCGGCAACGACATAGACACCGATCGCATTATCCCCGCTCGCTATCTCCGCAGCATCACCTTCGACGGCTTAGGGCAACATGCCTTCGCCGACGATCGCATTGGAGGACAACACCCATTCGATCAACCCCAATACCAAGAAGCCAAAATCTTAATAGTCAATCGTAACTTTGGATGTGGTTCCTCCCGCGAACACGCACCACAAGCGATCGCTAAATGGGGAATCAAGGCATTAATAGGTGAAAGCTTCGCCGAAATCTTCTTTGGTAACTGCGTCGCCATCGGCATCCCCTGCCTCACCGCCACCACCGCCGATGTCAAGCATTTGCAAGAAATCGTTACAAATAACCCCCAAACATCCACCACAATCAACTTAGAATCAATGGAAGTGCAATGTGGCGACTTTACAGCACCTGTTTCCATCGGTGAAGGAGCGAGAAACATGTTTATTTCCGGAACTTGGGATGCTTGCGGACAATTAGTAGCTCAAAAAGAGCAAATTCAAGCAACAGCTTCTCACCTACCATACATGAGTTGGGCATAA
- the leuC gene encoding 3-isopropylmalate dehydratase large subunit has translation MSKGTLFDKVWNLHTVGVLPSGQTQLFIGLHLIHEVTSPQAFAMLRDRQLQVLFPQRTVATVDHIVPTENQARPFADTMAEEMMQALETNTQENNITFHKIGSGNQGIVHVIAPEQGLTQPGMTIACGDSHTSTHGAFGAIAFGIGTSQVRDVLASQTLALSKLKVRKIEVNGTLNPGVYAKDVVLHVIRTLGVKGGVGFAYEFAGTTLEQMNMEERMTICNMAIEGGARCGYVNPDQVTYDYLQGRDFAPKAEQWEKAVAWWESLKSEPNAEYDDVIVFKAADIPPTVTWGITPGQGIGIDQQVPTPDQMPEDERFIAEEAYQYMDLAPGQAIEGTKIDVCFIGSCTNGRISDLREAAKVAQGRHVAPGIKAFVVPGSERVKQQAEAEGLHQIFITAGFEWREAGCSMCLAMNPDKLQGRQISASSSNRNFKGRQGSSSGRTLLMSPAMVAAAAISGKLCDVRQMLN, from the coding sequence ATGAGTAAAGGCACGCTGTTCGATAAAGTTTGGAACTTGCATACCGTTGGGGTACTCCCATCAGGACAAACACAACTATTTATTGGACTGCACCTCATCCATGAAGTCACCAGTCCTCAAGCCTTCGCCATGTTACGCGATCGCCAACTTCAAGTATTGTTCCCCCAGCGTACAGTCGCCACAGTAGACCATATAGTCCCCACCGAAAACCAGGCGCGTCCCTTTGCTGATACCATGGCGGAAGAGATGATGCAAGCCTTGGAAACCAACACCCAAGAAAATAATATTACCTTCCACAAAATTGGTTCTGGGAATCAGGGAATCGTCCATGTCATCGCTCCAGAACAGGGACTCACCCAACCAGGAATGACCATAGCTTGTGGAGATAGTCACACTTCCACCCATGGAGCATTTGGCGCGATCGCATTTGGCATCGGCACCAGTCAGGTTCGTGATGTCCTTGCTTCCCAAACCCTCGCACTCTCCAAATTAAAAGTCCGCAAAATCGAAGTCAACGGCACCCTCAACCCCGGAGTCTACGCCAAAGATGTCGTATTACATGTCATTCGCACCCTAGGAGTCAAAGGAGGTGTGGGATTTGCTTACGAATTTGCAGGTACCACCCTCGAACAAATGAACATGGAAGAGCGGATGACCATTTGTAACATGGCAATCGAAGGGGGAGCCAGATGTGGTTATGTCAACCCCGATCAAGTAACCTACGACTACCTCCAAGGGCGTGACTTTGCCCCCAAAGCCGAACAATGGGAAAAAGCCGTAGCTTGGTGGGAATCCCTCAAAAGCGAACCCAACGCCGAATACGATGATGTCATAGTCTTCAAAGCCGCCGACATTCCCCCCACAGTCACCTGGGGAATCACCCCCGGACAAGGCATCGGCATCGATCAACAGGTACCAACCCCCGACCAAATGCCAGAAGACGAGCGCTTCATCGCCGAAGAAGCATACCAATACATGGATTTGGCACCAGGTCAAGCCATTGAAGGCACCAAAATAGACGTTTGTTTCATCGGTAGCTGCACCAACGGACGCATCAGCGATTTACGTGAAGCCGCCAAAGTCGCCCAAGGTAGACATGTCGCCCCAGGAATCAAAGCCTTCGTTGTCCCCGGCTCCGAACGAGTCAAACAACAAGCCGAAGCCGAAGGACTCCACCAAATCTTCATCACCGCCGGGTTTGAATGGCGCGAAGCCGGATGTTCCATGTGCCTCGCCATGAACCCCGACAAACTCCAAGGCAGACAAATCAGCGCCTCCTCCTCCAACCGCAACTTCAAAGGGCGACAAGGCTCCTCCAGCGGGCGCACCCTCCTCATGAGTCCAGCCATGGTAGCAGCAGCAGCCATATCCGGCAAACTCTGCGATGTACGCCAAATGCTGAACTAA
- a CDS encoding serine O-acetyltransferase, with protein sequence MNCLPAPPLPAPLLPEGLTLWQQIQEDWIAHGRDWTKPGFRAVAIHRFGVWRMQVQPKLLRAPLSILYRMLYRKVRNTYGIELPYTVELGRRVIIEHQGAIVIHGYCRIGNDCILRQGVTLGNRYLERPLEAPQLGERVNVGAGAKIFGNVQIGDDANIGANAVVLSDVPNMATAVGIPAKILDKVKQSYGNS encoded by the coding sequence ATGAATTGTCTCCCTGCTCCCCCTCTCCCTGCTCCTCTGCTTCCGGAAGGCTTAACCCTGTGGCAGCAAATCCAGGAAGACTGGATTGCTCATGGACGCGACTGGACAAAGCCCGGTTTTAGAGCCGTTGCCATTCATCGCTTTGGAGTTTGGCGAATGCAGGTTCAACCCAAACTCCTCCGTGCGCCTTTGAGCATTCTTTACCGAATGTTATATCGTAAAGTTCGTAACACTTACGGGATTGAATTACCGTACACTGTTGAACTGGGAAGACGTGTCATCATTGAACATCAAGGAGCAATCGTTATTCATGGTTATTGCCGTATTGGTAACGATTGTATCCTTCGCCAAGGCGTAACCTTGGGGAATCGCTATCTCGAACGTCCTTTAGAAGCCCCGCAACTTGGTGAACGGGTCAACGTTGGGGCTGGTGCCAAAATATTTGGCAATGTCCAGATTGGAGATGATGCCAATATCGGTGCAAATGCGGTGGTTCTAAGTGACGTTCCAAACATGGCTACAGCTGTAGGAATCCCGGCAAAAATACTGGATAAAGTTAAACAAAGTTATGGGAATTCTTGA
- a CDS encoding glycosyltransferase family 2 protein, translated as MGILELVNFSANLALVTISLLVLLLCVFLLVECVAALLPLTVGRTRQRNLDPKVAILIPAHNEELTIQSTIQQILSTTKQLCSLIVIADNCTDATATVARLAGATVIERQNQQLLGKGYAMDFGLNFLASNPPDVVIFIDADCQVETGTIEKLTKKALRTNHPIQATYLMETPSNPTPKDAISAFAFKVKNLVRSRGMSKLGLPCLLSGTGMAFPWSVIRAVDLASGDIVEDMKLGLNLNIAGYTPLYCPEARVIGNLPQNAQAATSQRTRWEHGHLHTISNYVPMLVGAAIRQGRLDLLGVALDICIPPLSLLVVIWIGLLVSSLLLGIVGSFWIPAMIATAAGVALILAIFTAWWKFSRDDLPLSQLLSIPIYILWKIPLYLKFFVQPQKAWVRTERD; from the coding sequence ATGGGAATTCTTGAGTTAGTTAATTTCAGCGCTAATTTAGCACTGGTTACCATTAGTTTATTAGTACTTCTGTTGTGTGTTTTTTTACTAGTTGAATGCGTTGCAGCACTCTTACCTTTGACAGTTGGGAGAACTCGTCAACGCAATCTTGATCCGAAGGTGGCAATCCTGATTCCCGCACACAACGAAGAACTCACAATTCAATCTACTATCCAGCAGATTCTATCCACAACTAAACAACTATGTAGCTTGATAGTAATTGCTGATAACTGTACAGATGCCACAGCTACTGTAGCTAGATTAGCTGGTGCAACTGTGATTGAAAGACAGAATCAACAGCTTCTTGGTAAAGGTTATGCCATGGATTTTGGCTTGAATTTTTTGGCATCTAATCCACCTGATGTGGTGATTTTTATTGATGCTGATTGTCAAGTTGAAACTGGGACAATTGAAAAATTAACCAAAAAGGCATTGAGGACTAATCATCCTATCCAAGCTACCTATTTAATGGAAACACCCAGCAATCCTACACCGAAAGATGCCATTTCTGCCTTTGCTTTCAAGGTGAAAAATTTAGTGCGATCGCGTGGGATGTCAAAGCTAGGTTTACCATGTCTATTATCAGGGACAGGCATGGCATTTCCTTGGTCTGTGATTCGGGCAGTTGACTTGGCAAGTGGTGATATCGTCGAAGATATGAAGCTGGGTTTAAATCTGAATATTGCTGGGTATACACCTTTATACTGTCCCGAAGCCAGGGTAATTGGCAACCTTCCCCAAAATGCTCAAGCAGCAACTAGTCAGCGTACCCGTTGGGAACATGGACATTTACACACGATATCCAATTACGTCCCGATGCTCGTTGGTGCTGCAATTCGTCAAGGCAGATTAGATTTACTGGGAGTTGCCTTAGATATATGTATTCCTCCACTTTCCCTATTGGTGGTAATTTGGATTGGATTATTGGTTAGTTCACTGCTACTTGGAATAGTTGGTAGTTTTTGGATACCTGCAATGATTGCCACTGCTGCGGGAGTTGCTCTGATATTGGCGATTTTCACGGCTTGGTGGAAATTTAGCCGTGATGATTTACCGCTGAGTCAATTGTTGAGTATTCCTATTTATATTCTTTGGAAAATACCTCTGTATCTGAAGTTTTTTGTGCAGCCTCAAAAAGCTTGGGTTCGGACTGAGAGGGATTAG